A DNA window from Candidatus Zixiibacteriota bacterium contains the following coding sequences:
- a CDS encoding GNAT family N-acetyltransferase, translating into MPNVPLIVRAKLPTDSNWIVDLLTNRWGSTKIVTRSVLHDADRLPAFVAVSDDERIGLATYRIEGDQCEMISLDSMQESIGVGSALIEAVKDVAHNAGCSKLWLITTNDNAHAIRFYQRRGFALVAVHANAIEESRKLKPSIPLFGVGGAPICDEIEFEIKF; encoded by the coding sequence ATGCCGAATGTTCCACTCATAGTGCGCGCAAAACTGCCCACAGACTCCAATTGGATCGTCGATCTGCTGACCAACCGATGGGGATCGACGAAGATTGTCACGCGCAGTGTGCTCCACGATGCGGATCGGTTACCCGCTTTCGTGGCCGTCTCGGATGATGAACGAATCGGCCTTGCCACTTATCGGATCGAAGGTGATCAATGTGAGATGATCTCGCTGGATAGTATGCAGGAGTCGATCGGTGTCGGCTCGGCGCTGATCGAAGCTGTCAAAGATGTTGCCCACAATGCTGGATGCTCCAAGCTTTGGCTAATTACGACAAATGACAACGCGCATGCGATTCGGTTCTACCAGAGACGGGGATTCGCGCTCGTCGCTGTTCACGCAAACGCCATAGAAGAATCTCGCAAACTTAAGCCGAGCATACCGTTGTTTGGCGTCGGTGGTGCCCCGATCTGCGACGAAATAGAGTTTGAGATAAAGTTCTGA
- a CDS encoding ribosome maturation factor RimP: protein MSISKEDLERMIAEVIESEGFELVEMKLAHHGKHHVLRIFADRVGGITLDQCGSLSRTLERKLDEVDPFDAAYTLEVSSPGLDRPLTTTADFRRKAGKNMRLLLETPVNGNDHAEGCLKAVEHDKLVLETDHGVVELTIDQVKHGKILY, encoded by the coding sequence ATGAGCATATCAAAGGAAGACCTTGAGAGAATGATTGCGGAAGTCATAGAGAGTGAAGGCTTTGAACTTGTCGAGATGAAGCTCGCGCACCACGGTAAGCATCATGTGCTACGGATATTTGCCGACAGGGTCGGCGGTATAACTCTCGACCAGTGTGGCAGCCTTTCTCGGACTCTGGAACGCAAGCTCGATGAGGTCGATCCGTTTGATGCAGCCTATACGCTTGAGGTGTCGTCGCCGGGACTGGACCGCCCCCTGACAACCACAGCTGACTTCAGGCGAAAGGCGGGAAAAAACATGCGACTGCTGCTTGAAACACCGGTTAACGGCAATGATCATGCCGAGGGATGCCTCAAAGCGGTCGAACATGATAAACTGGTCCTCGAAACCGACCATGGTGTGGTCGAATTGACTATTGACCAGGTCAAGCATGGAAAAATCCTGTATTAA
- the ytxJ gene encoding bacillithiol system redox-active protein YtxJ encodes MLNKSRDRLQLLLKHSTHCPTSRTAMAEFRRLATTNGDADLSVVLVIETRPLSTWIAERIGVDHQSPQVILLRDGEAVWNASHHEIDLDSMKVAISEASK; translated from the coding sequence ATGCTCAATAAGAGCAGGGATAGACTTCAATTGCTTCTGAAGCATTCTACACACTGTCCCACTTCACGTACAGCCATGGCTGAATTCCGGCGCCTGGCGACTACCAATGGTGACGCTGACTTGTCGGTCGTGCTGGTAATCGAAACGCGCCCGCTATCGACATGGATAGCTGAACGGATTGGCGTAGATCATCAATCACCGCAGGTGATTCTCCTGCGAGACGGGGAGGCGGTGTGGAATGCGTCGCACCACGAGATCGATCTCGACAGCATGAAGGTGGCGATCTCAGAAGCTTCTAAATAA
- a CDS encoding proline--tRNA ligase, with translation MRWTKTYIPTLREDPAEAELVSHKLLVRAGYIRKLSAGVYSYLPLMQNVLTKVSQICREEMNRYGGIEILMPVLHPAEIWQESGRWETMGAEKIQLRLKDRNNHDFCLGGTHEEVVTDIVRGEVRSYKQLPLLLYQIQTKFRDEIRPRFGLLRGKEFIMKDAYSFDRDEAGRKISYKKMADAYTAFFNRCGLETVMVESDTGAMGGSGAHEFMVVVETDSGENVLALCDNCNYAANIEKAPVTDNSQPSNEEERELQLVDTPNAGTVEEVTAFLNVPPERLVKTILYKGNNGQVIAALIRGDRAVNEVKLRNVLKGEYLEIADAETVMAATNAPVGYAGPVGLKGVQIIADHEVRKLRNVVTGANQSEKHYLNTNAGRDFHIDIVADIRNAEEGEPCQACGKGKLYTRKGIEVGNIFNLGTKYSSSMNATYMDEKGNELPMIMGSYGIGITRTAQSAIEKFSDDKGMIWPRAIAPYEMIITPLNYDDREQKSAADEIYEKCLKARLNVILDDRLERPGIKLNDADLIGIPLRMTIGKKSLKAGKVELKPRKQKDHEEVDLSAAIWRAEEILSEL, from the coding sequence ATGAGATGGACAAAGACTTATATACCGACTCTTAGAGAGGACCCGGCTGAAGCCGAGCTTGTCAGCCACAAACTGCTTGTCCGAGCCGGATACATACGCAAGCTATCTGCCGGTGTTTATTCATACTTGCCGCTCATGCAAAATGTGCTCACCAAGGTCAGCCAAATCTGCCGTGAGGAGATGAATCGGTACGGGGGGATCGAGATTCTGATGCCGGTTCTTCACCCGGCCGAAATCTGGCAGGAAAGTGGCAGATGGGAAACGATGGGCGCCGAGAAGATTCAGCTTAGACTCAAGGATCGCAACAATCATGATTTTTGCCTCGGCGGCACACACGAGGAAGTCGTCACGGACATCGTCAGGGGAGAGGTTCGCAGCTACAAACAGCTCCCGCTCCTGCTCTACCAGATACAGACAAAGTTTCGCGATGAAATTCGTCCCAGATTTGGTCTTCTGAGGGGAAAAGAATTTATCATGAAAGATGCCTACTCTTTCGATCGCGACGAAGCGGGCCGGAAGATCAGCTACAAGAAGATGGCCGATGCATATACTGCCTTCTTCAACCGTTGCGGACTCGAAACCGTGATGGTCGAATCGGACACCGGCGCTATGGGTGGCAGCGGGGCACATGAATTCATGGTCGTAGTCGAAACCGATAGCGGCGAAAATGTATTAGCTCTATGTGACAACTGCAATTATGCGGCCAATATTGAGAAGGCACCCGTTACCGACAATTCGCAGCCATCCAACGAGGAGGAGCGTGAGCTTCAGTTGGTCGACACCCCCAATGCCGGAACAGTCGAAGAAGTGACAGCATTTCTTAATGTTCCTCCCGAACGACTCGTGAAAACTATTCTCTATAAAGGCAATAATGGCCAAGTGATAGCGGCATTGATAAGAGGCGATCGAGCTGTCAATGAGGTGAAGCTGAGAAATGTCCTCAAAGGCGAGTATCTTGAAATTGCGGACGCCGAGACCGTCATGGCTGCTACTAATGCGCCGGTCGGCTACGCTGGCCCGGTTGGACTGAAAGGCGTCCAGATCATCGCCGATCATGAAGTGCGCAAGCTCAGGAATGTCGTCACAGGGGCCAATCAGTCCGAGAAGCACTATCTCAATACCAATGCCGGCCGCGATTTCCACATAGATATTGTGGCAGATATCCGAAACGCGGAAGAGGGAGAGCCATGTCAGGCGTGTGGCAAGGGGAAGCTGTACACACGCAAAGGTATCGAAGTGGGCAATATCTTCAATCTCGGCACCAAGTATTCATCGTCGATGAATGCTACTTACATGGATGAGAAGGGCAATGAACTTCCGATGATTATGGGTTCGTATGGAATCGGAATCACCCGCACCGCGCAATCGGCGATCGAGAAATTCTCGGATGATAAAGGGATGATCTGGCCTCGCGCCATCGCTCCATATGAGATGATTATCACACCTCTCAACTATGATGACCGCGAGCAGAAATCGGCAGCCGATGAGATCTACGAGAAGTGCCTGAAGGCGAGACTCAATGTGATCCTGGACGACAGGCTTGAGAGACCCGGCATAAAGCTAAACGACGCCGATCTGATCGGAATTCCGCTCAGAATGACCATTGGAAAGAAGTCTCTTAAGGCTGGGAAAGTCGAACTTAAGCCTCGCAAGCAGAAAGATCACGAGGAGGTAGACCTTTCCGCGGCGATCTGGAGGGCAGAGGAGATACTGAGCGAGCTCTGA
- the nusA gene encoding transcription termination factor NusA, giving the protein MSYDILEAMTQIAREKNLDLQYVIETLESSLLSAAKKKFANADNIFVKVDPSSGEINIHALKTVVSNVTDPNLEISLEEATEIDDSAEEGDEVEVYIGFEEFGRNAIATAKQLMIQKVREAEREMVFEEYSKKIGELVTGSVQQIDKGDLIINLGRAEAILPSDQQIPREKYRQGDRVRAFIADVKRNQRGPQVVLSRTHDGLIRKLFELEVPEIFERIIEIKEIAREPGERAKIAVASADERIDPVGACVGIKGVRVQSIVRELSNERIDIIQYHPDPVIFVTRALSPATVVKIDTYPEDGSMTVVVEDDKLSLAIGRQGQNARLAARLSGWRINILSESEYSEIKRREVESKVPISALPGITDHMTNKLLEEDILYVQDLAATSVDELLDIPGIGPKKAEALIELARQTLGDVQAKKELEFDEDVEEWEEDDDVDDSEDLSAIGKEADASADESSDNDDDDGDDESSKEDTELNDSEDETEEKDQPST; this is encoded by the coding sequence ATGAGCTATGATATTCTGGAGGCAATGACTCAGATCGCACGAGAAAAGAATCTCGATCTTCAATACGTTATCGAAACACTGGAGTCATCGCTTCTGTCGGCGGCTAAGAAGAAGTTCGCTAACGCTGACAATATCTTCGTCAAAGTCGACCCGTCGAGCGGCGAGATCAATATTCATGCACTCAAAACCGTTGTGAGCAATGTCACTGATCCCAACCTCGAAATTAGTCTCGAAGAGGCCACCGAAATTGACGACTCAGCCGAAGAAGGAGATGAGGTCGAGGTCTATATCGGCTTTGAAGAATTCGGAAGAAACGCCATCGCAACTGCCAAGCAACTCATGATCCAGAAGGTTCGCGAGGCGGAGCGTGAAATGGTCTTCGAGGAATACAGCAAGAAGATCGGCGAACTTGTCACCGGTTCTGTCCAACAGATCGATAAGGGTGACCTGATAATTAATCTTGGACGCGCGGAGGCAATACTTCCGTCCGACCAGCAAATTCCACGAGAGAAGTACCGCCAGGGCGACAGGGTTCGCGCGTTTATCGCTGATGTCAAGCGCAACCAGAGGGGACCTCAGGTTGTTCTCTCCAGAACGCATGACGGCCTTATTCGCAAGCTCTTCGAACTCGAAGTGCCGGAGATTTTCGAGCGAATCATCGAGATCAAAGAGATTGCACGTGAACCGGGTGAAAGAGCCAAAATCGCCGTCGCCTCTGCTGATGAGAGGATCGATCCGGTGGGCGCATGTGTCGGCATCAAAGGCGTCAGAGTCCAGAGCATTGTAAGAGAGCTTTCGAACGAGAGGATCGACATTATTCAGTACCACCCCGATCCCGTAATTTTCGTGACCCGCGCTCTCTCACCGGCGACAGTTGTGAAGATCGACACCTACCCTGAAGACGGCTCGATGACGGTCGTAGTCGAGGATGACAAGCTGTCACTTGCGATCGGTCGTCAGGGACAGAATGCAAGATTGGCGGCAAGACTCTCCGGGTGGAGGATCAACATACTCAGCGAATCCGAATACTCCGAGATCAAGCGCCGGGAAGTTGAATCGAAGGTGCCTATTTCAGCCCTGCCCGGAATAACCGATCATATGACGAATAAACTATTGGAAGAAGATATTCTCTACGTACAGGATCTTGCAGCCACATCAGTTGATGAATTGCTGGATATACCCGGCATCGGTCCGAAGAAGGCCGAAGCACTGATCGAGTTGGCAAGACAAACACTCGGGGATGTGCAAGCGAAGAAGGAACTCGAATTCGACGAGGATGTTGAAGAATGGGAAGAAGATGACGATGTCGACGATTCAGAGGACTTGAGCGCTATCGGCAAGGAAGCTGACGCTTCGGCGGATGAGTCGAGCGACAATGATGACGATGACGGCGATGATGAGTCATCAAAAGAGGATACCGAGTTGAATGACTCTGAAGACGAGACCGAGGAGAAGGATCAGCCTTCGACGTAA
- the gmk gene encoding guanylate kinase has protein sequence MSDNDRKQQRLIVLSGPSGCGKATLLKYVTDHTDIKRVITYTTRKPRPGEVDGRDYHFVSKAGFDRMYRDGELIEAEQVYGDFFYGSPKDIFSGASSDVIMELDTKGTENYRRFYSDIVTIFILPPSIDELVRRIKTRHPEANFKQRLQAAHEQLESAQLYDFIVVNDEVERVGPELLDIIEHGSQHESRDQKLQLAAALSEAVSQKYTA, from the coding sequence TTGAGTGACAATGACAGAAAACAGCAGCGTCTGATAGTATTGTCTGGTCCTTCCGGATGCGGCAAGGCCACACTGCTGAAATACGTTACCGATCACACAGATATCAAACGAGTGATCACATACACTACCCGTAAGCCGAGGCCGGGCGAAGTCGATGGTCGAGATTATCACTTTGTGAGTAAGGCTGGATTCGACCGCATGTACCGTGATGGTGAACTAATCGAAGCGGAGCAAGTGTATGGAGATTTCTTCTATGGCTCTCCGAAAGACATATTCTCCGGGGCATCCTCAGATGTCATCATGGAACTCGACACCAAGGGGACAGAGAATTATAGAAGATTCTATTCTGATATCGTTACGATATTTATCCTTCCCCCCAGCATCGATGAGCTTGTCCGCCGTATAAAGACCCGACATCCGGAGGCGAACTTCAAGCAACGGCTTCAGGCGGCTCACGAGCAGCTTGAGTCAGCGCAGTTGTATGACTTCATTGTCGTCAACGACGAAGTCGAAAGAGTCGGGCCGGAGCTCCTGGATATCATCGAACATGGCTCTCAGCACGAATCGCGCGATCAGAAACTCCAGCTTGCTGCAGCCCTCAGTGAGGCGGTCAGCCAGAAGTACACCGCCTAA